In one window of Episyrphus balteatus chromosome 3, idEpiBalt1.1, whole genome shotgun sequence DNA:
- the LOC129915587 gene encoding uncharacterized protein LOC129915587, producing the protein MTLKTKNKPVQPTAPGHHGFFGVPYFKTHLMMDKRWEPNNLTNQYKCMADVLEKHYQYKKHENDAVKKRYLRENRSLRQQCRDGRVKLQMALHTTNSKKIRNYLMNYKDMQRLYHSMPIHMVEDNINQKTFVLRKERDRLKNRLNQLVVGYEEKLVEKANLENRIKYQNEFVLDEEIQSKQIRNKIECSNVRLNAIKTLNDAYKRTIKLLITDEIYYEPILRSLQKDIDNQAQFTNYIIELGLPAITKLQEITEQHRKLEDKARRNISSKLQWVQNYKKRAQQRQADLRKLQAKGEGTINYFKRYVRETPSMMELKWELESIETTIKRVKFATLCSKATEVYPRIKKQIEDNQRLHKVLDGDMVVHQSTEKKLERADVMRGILEHNLTKEELARIDKIKYLKDQIKQEKIIEEEAIAYLKERGQIFLLIRYVLWNYNEILRNVLRSHKTLKIQFPTIDLKLPLLKFENRTMEAYPPDGYEEKIDSLLQNFKKRVIAIMAVYKEQISKEVGLGLEKEYHELFLNSLDVEDDWSEKDLDDPDVDETQERKLSQNVPTRKQLKQISAKMVEELSKKDD; encoded by the exons atgactttaaaaacgaaaaataagcCAGTGCAGCCCACTGCACCTGGTCATCATGGATTCTTTGGAGTGCCATATTTTAAAACTCATCTCATGATGGATAAGCGCTGGGAGCCCAATAACTTGACGAATCAATACAAATGTATGGCAGATGTGTTGG aaaaacactatcaatacaaaaaacatgaaaatgacgctgtcaaaaaacgatatttaCGAGAAAACAGAAGCCTTAGACAACAATGCCGCGATGGAAGAGTTAAATTACAAATGGCCTTGCATACGACTAATTCGAAAAAGATTCGAAATTACTTAATGAACTACAAGGATATGCAACGTTTGTATCATTCGATGCCTATTCATATGGTTGAGGATAATATTAATCAGAAAACTTTTGTTCTGAGGAAGGAAAGGGATCGATTGAAAAATAGATTGAATCAACTTGTTGTAGGTTATGAGGAAAAATtg GTTGAAAAAGCCAACCTAGAGAACCgtattaaatatcaaaatgaaTTTGTTCTCGATGAAGAAATCCAATCCAAGCAAATTCGCAACAAAATCGAATGTTCTAATGTTCGTTTAAATGCCATTAAAACTCTTAATGACGCCTACAAAAGGACCATCAAACTTTTGATAACCGACGAAATATATTACGAACCAATCTTGAGGTCACTCCAGAAAGATATCGATAATCAGGCACAATTTACAAATTACATAATCGAGCTTGGATTGCCGGCCATTACGAAATTGCAAGAGATCACTGAGCAGCATCGG AAACTAGAGGACAAAGCACGTCGGAATATTTCATCGAAATTGCAATGGGTACAGAATTACAAGAAACGAGCTCAACAACGTCAGGCTGATTTGCGAAAGTTACAGGCCAAAGGAGAG ggAACCATAAATTACTTCAAACGATACGTTAGAGAGACTCCAAGTATGATGGAACTTAAATGGGAACTAGAGTCGATTGAGACAACAATTAAACGGGTGAAATTTGCCACATTGTGTTCCAAGGCCACAGAAGTATATCCAAG aattaAGAAACAAATTGAAGATAATCAAAGATTGCATAAGGTCCTGGATGGGGATATGGTTGTGCATCAATCAACGGAGAAAAAACTTGAACGAGCTGATGTAATGAGAGGAATTTTGGAACACaatttaactaaagaagagttGGC ACGAATTGATAAAATTAAGTATTTAAAGGATCAAATTAAACAGGAAAAGATTATTGAAGAAGAAGCCATTGCATATCTTAAAGAACGAGGACAAATTTTTCTATTAATAAG GTATGTTTTGTGGAATTACAATGAAATCTTAAGAAATGTGCTCCGTTCACATAAGACTTTGAAAATACAGTTTCCAACAATAGACTTGAAACTACCATTATTGAAGTTTGAAAATCGTACTATGGAAGCTTATCCACCAGATGGTTatgaagaaaaaa ttgactctcttttacaaaatttcaaaaaaagagtTATTGCAATTATGGCAGTTTATAAAGAACAAATAAGTAAGGAAGTCGGATTGGGTTTGGAAAAAGAATATCatgaattatttttgaatagtCTTGATGTTGAAGATGATTGGTCCGAAAAAGATTTAG ATGATCCAGATGTCGACGAGACCCAGGAACGTAAGCTAAGTCAAAATGTACCAACTCGTAAGCAACTAAAACAAATCAGTGCCAAAATGGTGGAAGAGCTTTCAAAGAAAGATGATTAG